A segment of the Flavobacterium azooxidireducens genome:
GATAAAATAGACTTGGATTCGTTCTTTTGGAATGGACGCCACTTTAATAATCAACGGCATATCTAAATCATTCACCACCAAGTTCATTCCAGACAACCGTATTACTTCATGTAATTGATGTCTTCTTTCATTGATATTTCCATATCGTGGCATAAAAATTCTTATTTGTCCACCTTGATCGTTGATCATTTTTGGAACATCATAAGACATTATTGAAACTTCATTTTCTGCTAAATAAGGCACTACCTCAGATGATACATACAATATCCTCTTATCCTCCATACGTTTTGAACTTTATTTATTAGTTTTTAAAAACATGCAAAATTACAAAAATTTATGCAGATATTTAAGTAAAATACTAAGTTTGCACTTGAACTAATCAAATTTACATGCTCATTTTCAATAAACAAACCGATCTTAAAGCCTATTTGTCACCCTTTTGGACAGCTAAAACCACTATCGGATTTGTGCCAACCATGGGTGCTTTGCACGATGGACACCTGTCTTTGCTCAGAAAAGCACTACAAGAAAACAAAGTTGTTGTGATGAGTATTTTTGTAAACCCAACACAGTTCAACAATCCCGAAGATTTAGAGAAATACCCAAGAACACTTGATAGAGATGTTCAGAAAATAGCTACACTAAGTGATAAAGTAATTATTTATGCTCCCACTGTTGAGGATATTTACAACGGAAAAACAGTTTCTGAGTCCTTTAATTATGACGGCTTGGAACATCAAATGGAAGGAAAACATCGCCCCGGACATTTTGATGGAGTAGGAACAATTGTGAAACGATTATTTGAAATTGTTCAACCCTCTAATTCCTATTTTGGCGAAAAAGATTTTCAGCAATTGCAGATTATCAAAAAATTGGTTCAAAAGCATAAAATTCCTGTAAACGTAATTGGTTGCCCAATTCATCGCGAAAAAAATGGCTTAGCAATGAGTTCTAGAAACGAACGACTTACTGAAACTGAAAAAGAAGAATCTACTTTGATTTTCAAGACATTAACTACTGCCAAAAAATTGTTTGGCACGAAATCTGCTAAAGAGGTTTCGGAATTTGTTAAAAAAACGTTTGAAAATCACCCTAAATTTTCGTTAGAATATTTTCAAATTGCCGATGAAGCCACGTTAAAACCTTGTTTTCGCAAATCGAAAAATAAAAAATACCGTGCTTTTATCGCTGTTTTTATCAACAACATTCGATTGATTGATACTATTTCATTAAATTAATTACCTTTGCACCATGCAAATTCAAGTTGTAAAATCCAAGATTCACCGCGTAAAGGTGACTGGAGCAGATTTAAATTACATCGGTAGTATTACTATCGACGAAGCTTTAATGGAAGCTTCAAATCTTGTAGAAGGAGAAAAAGTTGCTATCGTAAACATCAACAATGGTGAGCGTTTAGAGACCTACGTAATTAAAGGAAATCGCAACAGTGGCGAAATTACTTTGAACGGTCCGGCTGCACGAAAAGTTCAAAAAGGAGATATAATTATCGTGATTGCTTACGGAATTATAGATTTTGAAGAAGCTAAAACCTTCAAACCGGCATTAGTTTTTCCTAATGAGAACGACAATTCGTTGACCTAAATTCCCTTGAAACAGAAAATCGGCAAATGGCTTTCTATTCTACTTCCAATTTTGTTGGGATTGGCGTTGGTTATTTATACCTACAATAAATTTACACCCGAACAATTAGAGGAAATTAAATTGCAATTTAAAAATGCTGATTATTTCTATATTTATATCTCGTTGTTAATTAGTGCAGTGGCTTTGTGGTCAAGAGGTTATCGATGGAGGTATACGTTGGAACATTTGGGCTATAAACCAAAAATTTCTACGAATGTGATGGCAGTTTGTATTGGCTATTTTATCAACATGTCTATTCCGCGTTCAGGCGAAGTTTCACGTGCTTTGATTCTCAAAAAATACGAAGATGTCCCGTTTGATAAAGCCTTCGGAACCATCATCGCCGAAAGAGTTGTTGATACATTTTTCTTATTATCATTCATTGGTTTAGCCTTTTTTCTGGAATTTGATGTGTTAAAAGCATTTGTTTTGGATAAAATTCCTTTTCAAAAATTGATGCTAATTTTAGGAATTGGCACTTTTATGATGATAGGTGTTATTTTATTGTTTCGTTATTCAAAAATCAGACCTATTGTAATCATCAAACAAAAAATTTCCGGTTTGATGGATGGTGTTTTCAGTATTTGGAAAATGGAGAAAAAATGGGCTTTCCTCTTTCATTCTTTATTGATTTGGACAAGTTATTTTTTTATGTTTTACATTACTATTTTTGCACTACCTGAAACCAGTAACTTGAGTTTAAGTACCGTTGTCATTTCATTTATTGTGGGCGGAATTGCCATTACTTTAACGAATTCAGGGTTTGGAGCCTATCCATTTTTGATGGCAGAAATTCTTCTACTTTACAACGTTCCCGAAACTGCCGGAACTGCTTTTGGCTGGTTGGTATGGACTTCACAAACACTAATGGTGGTGATTTTAGGAACACTTTCATTTTTATTGCTTCCCATTTTAAACAAAAACAAATAATTTACTATCTTGCTTTCGAAAAAAATTAGGTTATTTACTTAATTTCCAAAACCGAAACCAGATGAAATTAGTTCAAATTCTTGCCGTTTTATTGTGTTCACTGAGTATTTATGCTCAAA
Coding sequences within it:
- the panC gene encoding pantoate--beta-alanine ligase, encoding MLIFNKQTDLKAYLSPFWTAKTTIGFVPTMGALHDGHLSLLRKALQENKVVVMSIFVNPTQFNNPEDLEKYPRTLDRDVQKIATLSDKVIIYAPTVEDIYNGKTVSESFNYDGLEHQMEGKHRPGHFDGVGTIVKRLFEIVQPSNSYFGEKDFQQLQIIKKLVQKHKIPVNVIGCPIHREKNGLAMSSRNERLTETEKEESTLIFKTLTTAKKLFGTKSAKEVSEFVKKTFENHPKFSLEYFQIADEATLKPCFRKSKNKKYRAFIAVFINNIRLIDTISLN
- a CDS encoding lysylphosphatidylglycerol synthase transmembrane domain-containing protein → MKQKIGKWLSILLPILLGLALVIYTYNKFTPEQLEEIKLQFKNADYFYIYISLLISAVALWSRGYRWRYTLEHLGYKPKISTNVMAVCIGYFINMSIPRSGEVSRALILKKYEDVPFDKAFGTIIAERVVDTFFLLSFIGLAFFLEFDVLKAFVLDKIPFQKLMLILGIGTFMMIGVILLFRYSKIRPIVIIKQKISGLMDGVFSIWKMEKKWAFLFHSLLIWTSYFFMFYITIFALPETSNLSLSTVVISFIVGGIAITLTNSGFGAYPFLMAEILLLYNVPETAGTAFGWLVWTSQTLMVVILGTLSFLLLPILNKNK
- the panD gene encoding aspartate 1-decarboxylase, encoding MQIQVVKSKIHRVKVTGADLNYIGSITIDEALMEASNLVEGEKVAIVNINNGERLETYVIKGNRNSGEITLNGPAARKVQKGDIIIVIAYGIIDFEEAKTFKPALVFPNENDNSLT